In Candidatus Liberimonas magnetica, the following proteins share a genomic window:
- the guaA gene encoding glutamine-hydrolyzing GMP synthase codes for MILILDFGSQYTQLIARRVREAKVYCEIYPGNKPVSGLPSLSDISGLILSGGPSSVYDKNAPWPDSRIWDYNVPVLGICYGMQLIGEHFKGKVKRSKHREYGLSELTLDTSNDLFSNLDMRMPVWMSHGDALKRLPKGFEHIGHTKNSAYAAIFSKEKKIFGVQFHPEVKHTPFGKKIIENFVYNICREKPDWTMHSFIEEEIKRIKAAVGREKVLCALSGGVDSSVASVLVHKAVGKQLTCIFVDNGVLRHGEKERVKKIFSRKFGKNMIIRDASARFLNKLSGVIDPEKKRKIIGHEFIAVFDDQAKKLKNIKFLVQGTLYPDVIESISVKGPSATIKTHHNVGGLPEKMKLKLIEPLKFLFKDEVRKLGLELGIPQEILTRHPFPGPGFAVRILGEVTRERTDILRKADLVVEEEIRRSGLYEKLWQAFAVLLPIKTVGVMGDSRTYENVIALRVVESDDAMTADWSKLPYDVLGRISSRIINEVRGVNRVVYDISQKPPATIEWE; via the coding sequence ATGATACTAATACTTGATTTCGGTTCTCAATACACGCAGCTAATAGCACGAAGGGTCAGGGAAGCAAAGGTATATTGCGAGATATACCCGGGAAATAAACCTGTATCCGGCTTGCCGTCCCTTAGCGATATTTCAGGCTTGATATTGTCCGGAGGCCCTTCCAGCGTATATGATAAGAATGCGCCGTGGCCCGATTCCAGGATATGGGATTATAATGTGCCTGTACTTGGCATATGTTACGGTATGCAGCTTATAGGAGAACACTTTAAGGGAAAAGTAAAACGCTCAAAGCACAGGGAATATGGTTTAAGCGAACTTACACTTGATACCTCAAATGACCTGTTTTCAAACCTTGATATGAGGATGCCTGTTTGGATGAGCCATGGAGATGCATTGAAAAGGCTCCCTAAGGGTTTTGAACATATAGGCCATACAAAAAACTCTGCCTATGCAGCGATTTTCAGTAAAGAAAAAAAGATATTCGGCGTACAATTCCACCCTGAGGTAAAGCACACCCCTTTTGGAAAAAAGATAATAGAAAATTTTGTTTACAATATCTGCAGGGAAAAACCTGACTGGACTATGCATTCGTTCATAGAAGAAGAGATAAAAAGGATCAAAGCGGCTGTAGGCAGGGAAAAGGTCCTTTGCGCTCTTTCGGGAGGAGTGGATTCTTCGGTAGCTTCGGTCCTGGTACATAAAGCTGTCGGTAAACAGCTTACTTGCATCTTCGTGGATAACGGGGTCCTGCGCCACGGAGAAAAAGAAAGAGTTAAAAAGATATTCAGCAGAAAATTCGGCAAAAATATGATAATTAGAGATGCTTCCGCAAGGTTTTTAAATAAATTATCCGGAGTAATAGACCCTGAGAAGAAAAGAAAAATAATAGGACATGAATTTATAGCGGTTTTTGATGACCAGGCAAAAAAATTAAAAAACATAAAGTTCCTGGTCCAGGGTACGCTTTATCCGGATGTTATTGAAAGCATATCTGTCAAAGGTCCTTCTGCAACAATAAAAACTCATCATAATGTAGGGGGCTTGCCGGAAAAAATGAAGTTGAAACTGATAGAACCTTTAAAATTTCTTTTTAAAGACGAGGTAAGAAAACTCGGTCTGGAACTTGGCATTCCTCAGGAAATTTTAACCAGGCACCCTTTCCCCGGGCCGGGTTTTGCAGTGCGTATCCTTGGCGAAGTGACCAGGGAAAGAACAGATATCCTAAGGAAAGCCGACCTTGTAGTTGAAGAAGAGATAAGGCGCTCGGGGCTCTATGAAAAACTGTGGCAGGCTTTCGCGGTGCTTCTTCCCATAAAAACCGTAGGTGTTATGGGAGATTCAAGGACTTACGAAAATGTAATCGCTCTTCGGGTAGTAGAATCTGATGATGCGATGACTGCGGACTGGTCAAAGCTGCCTTATGATGTCCTGGGCAGGATTTCATCGAGGATAATAAATGAAGTGCGGGGTGTTAACCGTGTGGTCTATGATATATCGCAGAAACCGCCCGCTACGATTGAATGGGAATAA